Genomic window (Ostrea edulis chromosome 9, xbOstEdul1.1, whole genome shotgun sequence):
GGGGTAACAAAACAGTGTCTCTAATAAGATGATTGGAGATCAGTAGCTTTAATAAtgcaactttaaaaataaacaaaagcaGGATTAGATTAAAtacaataaatcattttaagaaatattaatgCCAAGGAAAATTCATATTTACTCATCTTGATAATAGATACTTTAACCCCCACCCCCTGACTTTCTTTTTTCCTCTGATTTGCCATTTTCCCCTCTGAGAAATGCATATAAACTTTATTAACATACATTTTGCCTTTGCTTGTCCTAATCTATTGTCTTTTTCTGCCTCCACTGCTGCCTCCGTCTTCCTTTTGCTATCTAGTATGTCTTTCAACATTTTCTGTTTCCTCTGGATCTCCTCTTGTAGACAATGAAGTTTCACCTCACTAGCCACTACAAGGCTAGTTAGTCCCTAAAAGTCaattcaattcatcagttcagtATCTCTTAAAAACGACTTACAATTTCTCTTAAAATAACTTAATATGGTACATGTAGTCGagtacaaatgattttttacaaacttcatcGCATCTTTTACTAAAAGTGGCAGTCATGAGTATCATATTCAGACTAAAGTATGACTAACAATTTTAATACTTAATCTACTATATAAATTGTTGTTATACACCTTAAAAGATTTCTTATATAAAGCTAATACGATTTAGAAGTAACATTTTTACTGTTAAACCAATTCTCACACTCGTGGTCTATTGACAGGTCAACAATTTACGAACTGTTGACCGGGCAATAGTCTGCTTTATTTCTATTGGCTATGTAAGTCACGTGGTTCCGGTCTGCTGCTATGGTGAGGTTAACTGATTTGACTGATGAAGATACAGAATTTAGTAGATGGAACACAGCACAGAAAcatgaaaaatgtcattattgatttttaattagAATATTACGTAGGTTTTCTTTTAATCTAGTGGAAGCGTTGATAATTGTATACAATTCCTCTGTCATGTTAAAAGTTCTAAGTCACAAACCATGTCACATGGCATATGCATCTAGTAAAACATCCTAAAAATTGaaagtgtataacaaaacagttatagactgtcctcggacaacagctgttttgtttgacccgcaAACGGATCTGTTGCCCTCAGACTACGGCTTCAGGCAACAGACCCGTTCTcaggtcaaacaaaacagctgttgttctcgaacccagtcaataactatATAATATTACACCTTTTTTCCAACTTTAATCAGCAGAGAAAGGTACACAAAATGAGCAGGGGTGAAACAGTTAATCATGTGACCTACTATTACCCAATCACGTGACGTAATGCTTCCTGGTCACGGATGAACTGTTTCCCAGTCACGTGAGACACTATTGCCTGATTAACAGATtaggtaataaaacaattatttcatgcctactcggggaaacagtcaaaactattgcCCCTCGGTAGTGACAAAGAAATGCAGGCCTTCCAGTTGCAAAGCGAGCACTCTAACCAGTTATAGGTACATACATTACTGAGTGGACTTTAGGCAGGCAACATacatctacatacatgtagtgatgTGAACTTAAGCAGTAATGTGTAGCAATAGTACCTAAACATCACTTACCCCCAGCTGTGACTGTAAATCTTCCgcaaatttcataattttgaccACTTCATTAGGCTGTTCATTATCACCTAATAACATCGGTCTACAAAGATTTATGATTCAATACTTGATAAAATTATTGTgattgtaagaaaaaaatttTAGTCATGTAAAACAAGATATCCTTTGAACATTGCATTTACCAGTAAGCACAGAATCAAAACATATACTGcatcaaaatatgtaaaatattattttctaaaacatttctttttaataCAATTGCAAGAAATCTTTTCTACAATTTGTCACTGACTCGGTCTAAAAATCTTACTTGtgtttatttatgattttaggCAATCTCCCGAACCCATCATATCCTGTGGCAGTGCACTCATATTTATACTCCGAGTGGGTTGTGTCCCCTAGATTTAGCACTGTCAGAGGAACAGGAATAAAGTCCCTAgaactgaaatatttttaatatgttaatCACATGTGCATCAAAACAGTGACTCACAGCTGAACATTTCATCCCAGATAATTCACAAAAAGAAAGTCTGTTCCTGATGCAATATATACGTAACTATGGAGGACCAAGTCTGTAGTTTTGTCAAAGATTTGTTTGTGTAATTGGAGCTAAATGAAAATGTCTCAAAACTTGTTTCAAAGAACTACAGACCTAATTATCCATTGTTAAATGTAAGAAAAGTAAGTTACAGCTACCATAGTACACTTGACAATCTAAAGATTTGAaatgatatacaaatgtacatgttaaccaatgtgtataaatgtaaatttctatgCATAAGACTTTATATCACGCTTGACATGAAATGGCGAGTTCACAAAAGTAAACATTCTCCAGACATGAGAAGCCAACTGTTTCACATATCACTGAGAGTTGGTTTAAGAGTTGTATTGTAACCTTTTACTGCATTTCAAGACATCAAAGTCAAAGTTGTGAGTTGCCAAATTCTCATTTGGTGATCCCGTGCAGAGTAGAAAGACAAAGTTTCCTTCCTGTTCTGTGGGGAGAACAGTCAGGAAGTTCTCATGGATGTTCTGTTCTCTCAGAGAGGGGTAAGGCGAGGTGTTGTGTCTGAACCTGAACCAGCCGATCACCTGTCAACAATGTAGGATGATTTATCTCCGTTATTAAAATGATGAGCAGACTTAAAGAAAACTCTGAGTAACTGATCATTTGGACTAAATATCTACAAACTAAACCAAATTCTGGATTTTtatcggggttttttttttcttggctgATCTATTGAAAAAGTTTGGGTCAGGGACTCAAAAATAGAGTCAGTCAGGTTATCAGAAACACAGAATTTCTTTTTAGGCCCGAGTCAAGTTCTGAGATATTAATGACTGTTACCTGAGACCCTTCTGGTGTCACTGCACGTATCAGCTGGGTGTCAATACGACAAGCTCGGTCATAAAACTTCTTAGTTTTGTCACCTTTATAGTAGGAGTATATAtctataaacaaaaacattaatcCATAAAATGATACCTCCAAttcattaaaagaaaaaaaatgcaatatgaaaaaatcCCACTTCATAAAGAGCTTCTGTATTCCTTTGTGAAATCTGGGCTCATTATACGTCAGGAAAAAGAAATGTGTACGTGTAATCCACTGAGGTGTATAAATATGAAGATGTCCCACATCTTACAGACAATTACAGCTATACCATCCTCTACTTTCTGGACCAGTGAGCTCTATTTTGATCACAGACATATAGAACAGGCACAAAAGACAAATAATACCTCCTCATTACTGGGCCACACTATATCGACTAGTCTGTGGAGACAAATAATACCTCCTCATTACTGGGCCACACTATATCGACTAATCTATGGATTGCAGATGTCTCAACAATATTCACAATAGAGAGCAACCTTAGCATTTGCTTACATGTTTTTGTTTCCACTCTGTAATTGTTGATCTGTGAATCACTGATTGTATCTTTTACTCTTTGGGTTACTTTTCCAAACAGCAAGCCTTCCTGTGTAACAAAcataaatttacatatttaattcaAACTACTTGACAAACCAAATGACAGAGAATAGATCCATGCCTCTGGCCAGACACTACTGTAACAGTAATATTTTGATTGATGCCTACAGCAGAGTAGGCATCagttattctctttagagaagtgcaCTGGCGTAGCCTTCATCCACTTTTCTTTACaactttcatgttttgattctggaatgTCGGAATCGATGACATTTTACACTTCTAACCAACATTTCAACTCAAATATGCATGGTTTCACATTTCAATATAAACTTTAACGTTAATGAATGCATATATAATaagaaatcaacacttactcgCTCTTAAAACATTTTCACAAGTTCTCTGTCCCAAGTTTAAATTATGGGTAACCTAACCGTTTACCTTTATtggtgttttaaaaaaaattaaataaaaatttcataacTGAAAAATTCTGAAAAATGAGTAGACACACATTTTGTCATAGCTAAAAAAAGATTATTCTCATTGGTATCAACAGAAAgacatgtttcattgaaaatatcagatatgtcaacaacaacaaaaaatgtgcATTAATCATTTTTCTGACTttggatatttcattttttctaggcataaaataaaaatgttgtgATTCCGGTCACCCGACCGACTGTCCTTCAGACCCCCCAACCCAAAAGTTTTTATTGCTAATcttggggaaaaaaaataatttattaaccTACCGACCATCTTTttcataagaaaataaaaaatctaaGTCCCTCGATCTTTTTTGCATCCTGAAATAAAACAGCGCTAAAATATCCAGTGTTTATTTTTAGAATTCACTGGAAAGTAGAAACCGCTGATCTAATTATATATGCGTGAGCATGCGCAATGGATACTTTCGTTTGTCATTGTTTAGACATGGCAACACAACGCGTTCTGTTTAATGTGCAATGAAAAGTTGTATAAAACAACAATTACGTGTTCGGACGCTGTCAGAAGAGACCCGTCATTGTGGACAGAGGTTGACGACTATAACACGACAGTAGGAAATATGATCTCCTTTGGAGTAAAATTTATTAAAGTTTTGTGTGAGCCCCTTCATGATAAATAATTGTGAATATGAGTTTTGTTGTCAAACTGTCAgatgttttaatttatacttctgttatatatgatatatctgCTGATATAAAATGGCTGAATTTGATGTCCTGTTTTATCTTGACATTTTTATTGTCAAATACCGGCTGGCAAATTTTCTCCCTTTGTGATCTTGCAGCTACAagtaaataaatagatattttcaTGGATTTAACATGGGTACATAGGAATATTATAATCCCCAGCCACCTTCATATAAAAGttgaaaatacttcaaattttatggtcacaaaaaaaaaaaaaaaatccctacctAACGACCCTTAAAAATTTCAAGGGGTGATCGGAAACACAACATTATCTTTTTTAGGCCTTATCTTAATGCCAAAAGACATAAACATATAATTCAAACCTGGGACAGGGAACATgcgaaaatgtattaaaatcaaGTGTCGATTTCATTGAAAGATGCATTCATTAATGTTAAAGTTGTGGAAATAACTTTCTCTTATGTGAATCCAATCCAGGCACATTCAAGTCAAAAGATTGGTTGAAACGCAAACTGTCACTTGCATTTACATGATTTTCAGAATTAAAACATGTAGACTTGCCAACAGAATAAACACAGGAGTTGGCAGTTTTATATGTAAAGGTctacaatgaaaacaaaaaccacTGAGCTCCATTCACAAAGCTCTGTGGTTGGTCACTTGAAattgttgtttacattgtagaCCTTTACAGATAAGACTCCTGTGATGCAGGCTTATGTCGGTCCACTTAGAACTCGAACAGGTTGgaaacacttcccctatagcaagatattctcgctaaaacgtgATTATtaatcccgtgcaacgctgaataagtgggacacacactcaacatgatgcgaattgtttctatgaaattgacaacatagtcaagaaattgcatatcaaagttgctgcgtaagaaggaagcagtctgaaatccaatacacacgtgagtgtttttgttttgattaatttatttgcagaagtatcggacattttagcacttttatCCTCTTTTAACGtaaaacacgaagagatgtactccacgggtgtttttctcggttgtacgggatatatcagctttcgctagagagggataatcgctttttagcgagaatatctcgctataggggaagtgttcccaacctgtcgAAGTTTCAGTAGCTGTCAGCCAAAAAGCAAACGAATCTCAACAAAATTGGCTCTTCTGAATAACTTTACCATTATTTGCCATTATTCATAAATTGCTATAAATGGTCTAAATCTGACTGATCACAAACCAATTCTCCTTCCACATCAGAGTGGTCGTAGAACAAGGAAGCCAGAACTGTCCCAGAAATGATTGCCGCCATTATTCCACTCGATCATCAACATAACCATCTAATCATAACACACCCTATGAGTCGTATGTATGACAGGATATCGGATTTTCGTAAGCCTTCCAATCTCTATCAACATGAATATTGTATTGctagaaaatattttgtttatacgTTTTAAGTCAGCACCACTCACACAAGGAAGTAACAATTTTACTGTAATACTCAAATgttcttgatattttttttccggATTTCCAACTTCTCAGATTTTTTACTGAATCGCCATATAGCTAACTTTTTTTAGAATGGAAAGTCTCAACTTTCACCTTATTACTGATAAATCTCCTTTAAACAGTTCATGTCAattgtgcatacatgtatatacaaatatttcaatatggaTAATGATCACATTCATGAATGTGTCAACGAACGAGATATCTAACAATGTTGTACTTGGGGCGTGGGTATTTTAAGTAACCATCTAGATTTCACTCAACCGCTCTTTATCATTGTGGTTACTATAATCACTTTGATTTCGCTAATACGAAATATATCGGGTAAGTGAAGAAAATTTTCAACAGGGAAAAGGATGTGACCATAGATGGTAGATGGCTTacgacggatgtgaccggtcgacaggggatgcttactcctcctacgcacctgcaTGGTATCCATGCGCTATTGCAGGCcgggtttcacaaaactatcttaagatCAGATTTATGACAGTCATAAGATACGACAGaaccgtttcacaaaactatcttaacttcaagaaatcttttataattcaaatgttacatgtaaatgaaagattaaagtatacaaaaatataaataggaagttgaaatattgcgattttaggcatttgtaattatctaatatattcatgaaattttatacattgtacttcttacttcttttttaaatcatgtgACCCACACTttatttcgtatttcaaaagttacattcgatttgtgtactatttgattttagaaattgtgatacaaaaattcagacattgaatgatatttttgtaGAAACACTCTATCAAAgtctgatatattttttatccccccccccccattccttTCCtccgaaaataaaatatttgcttaactaatttgaaatataaagaaaagaaaaaggcAATTCAAGATTGTTGCGTTTGTTACAAGTTAGCAACGTCGCACttgttttattcaataaaataatatactgaATACAAAAAAGGTGTGGGTAGGAAAAACCAAAGACACGGGTAATACTCGAGCCAATTTATAACGAACGACgcattaaggtagtactctacatcgtcataatggctgacttcctttaaaaacatggatgaaaaaatcgatatcagcaatatttgacttttcctttttcatttaaatacctaaccgaatagctcagtaggttagaataccgactgctgaactgtaggtcgcaggttcgagtccagcgggggttttaatttttttttcagattaccttctactaaaactgtattttttgacaaaataaagtaaatttgtaaattttcaacttcaaaatattgttgtacatatcctccacttttcatctacatcaaatttctctggtgtagcatacctccttaatcgAACAAAACGCGTGCAATTATACGACTATGTATACTGGGCACAAACTGAATTAAGATGCTGTAAATTCAACAGATTATGTCCCTGTGTCCGGTCGAGTgcagaaatgaagaaaaagtggACATGTCTAAACAGCGAAAGTAGGAAAAAGTTGGCTGTGGGATATTCTAAACGGATATTGAGTTCATCATAAAGAACGCATGTCGCGGTATACGGAGCTTGTCAATGATATCCACATCCTCCATATAGTGTAATAGATTGTTTCTGTCCCTTAAACCGCGTAATCTTAAAATTATCTTAAGAtatgacagttttgtgaaacagctATGATGGATCTTGTGACAAATTTTGGTTTTAAGACAGATTTTAGtcgtaagatagttttgtgaaactggtcccaggggtccgtgtttgcccaactctctattttgtattgcttataggtgttatgagattgatcacttcgttattttcaccttttgtGCTTGAGCCGCTTCCAGTCCCTATGTTTTGTATATGTATTAAATATTGTTAAAGTTTTCAAGCAAAGGAGTTTTGCAAACCCCGGGTTAATTCACTACTATACGAGCacactaattaaaaaaaaatacttacaTTTTGGTGCTTTTCTTCACACACGTCCAGAATCAAATCCAATTTTGATAACGTCGATATCGACTAAATCAAATCGATGTCGAGACGATATCGTCATGTCTACTTACGATGTCGATATCAACATTCACACAACGATATCGTCATGTCTACTTACGATGTCGATATCAGCATTCAAACAACGATATCGTCATGTCTACTTATGATGTCGATATCAACATTCACACAACGATATCGTCATGTCTACTTACGATGTCGATATCAACATTCACACAACGATATCGTCATGTCTACTTACGATGTCGATATCAACAACATTCACACAACGATATCGTGTCGATATCGaccatttttatttcaaatgtgtttgaattaatAGTTTTATTATATACAACATAATGTCAGCCTTCGATGTCGATATCAACATTCTCCCAACGATATCGTATCGAAATcgacaatattataaaatgtcttTGAATTGATAGTCTTAGTATACTCAACATGATGTCTGCCTACGATGTCAATATTGACAATCTCCCAACGATATCGTACTGATATCGACAATTTCTATtttcaatgtgtttgaattaatAGTGTCAATATACACCAATGTCTACAATGTATTAGGAGTTTAATTTCATCAAATAcaacttgtttttgtttttcgttTGTTAAATTcaataagataataaatgtatgcCGTCAATATCCAAAAATAAAGTCGCAAAACTCAGTAATAAAAGATAAGGTCAAAATTGCATAGGATTTaaagcaatctgattaaaatcagattcgCTCACGTAGATTGCTACGCGAAGTAAAGTTTATCTAAAGTCAATCGTATCATGACAATGTAAATTAACATACACTGTACttcatttattatatatgtgtataattattacacgtttcaaatattttacgATAACGTATGCATAAATGTAACCTCTGTAAACAaattatcattaatcatttattTCTCGTTGtgtaaatgtgtttttatttctgtgcTCAAGCGTGACAGAACACGTGTGTGTGCTTGTAACTGACCACTGGACTTCCCTATACTTGTTTAATCGGTTTCTAATACTCACTCACTTTCCCGCTTTTACTAACCCAGGGCCCGCACTCTCGGCACTACCCTTGAAGGGAACAGACGTTAAGCTACTTAGCATtcgggttttcatatttcatatactgGAAATATATGTACCGGTGTTTGGCAATTATTCATTATAACTTTAATGTTATGTAATTGTGATATTCATTGTCATATCTAAACGTATttctaattattcattttatttcaggttttcatttgatagttttaataaaacataGCCCTCAGACTGATGGTATTTGTCTCTCTGGTtgca
Coding sequences:
- the LOC125658872 gene encoding BRISC complex subunit Abraxas 2-like, encoding MAAIISGTVLASLFYDHSDVEGELEGLLFGKVTQRVKDTISDSQINNYRVETKTYIYSYYKGDKTKKFYDRACRIDTQLIRAVTPEGSQVIGWFRFRHNTSPYPSLREQNIHENFLTVLPTEQEGNFVFLLCTGSPNENLATHNFDFDVLKCSKSSRDFIPVPLTVLNLGDTTHSEYKYECTATGYDGFGRLPKIINKHKPMLLGDNEQPNEVVKIMKFAEDLQSQLGGLTSLVVASEVKLHCLQEEIQRKQKMLKDILDSKRKTEAAVEAEKDNRLGQAKAKYEQKKKEKATTSHNVRLPSDSSHSRKLSNNEDSQPEHSSTPHYSRKLSTNYDFMSMDTTEANLPEESSLKDVTEDQMMDLKPDHTAVTQQTDTQQTDTQDSIFESSTSDKSESSETKSLETPSNPAHKRNPSDPFSFVEGYLAQEKSAIQKGQSSKKSSKGEINHVPKDTSQLTSAINLDETRSGRNTTKNKPAQIVSDTANQRITRGQRSRSRENKVGQDNSLPINRNNDSGLHGNCAMEANVDVTVVSSDSSEEGMGRRAKEEGFEVSSSPVY